A region of Flavobacterium indicum GPTSA100-9 = DSM 17447 DNA encodes the following proteins:
- the hemN gene encoding oxygen-independent coproporphyrinogen III oxidase — translation MKTSLIQKYNVPGPRYTSYPTVPYWEESNFSEAQWKREVQQTFFATNKTEGISLYLHLPFCESLCTFCGCNKRITKRHEVEEPYIIALLKEWKMYCDVFTERPVIKEIHLGGGTPTFFSTKNLSTLLNGLFELADVADDYEFSFEGHPNNTTKEHLQTLYDLGFRRVSFGVQDYSATVQAAIHRVQPFHNVAKVTFWAKEIGYTSVGHDLIFGLPFQTLNDVKDTILKTKSLLPDRISFYSYAHVPWIKGNGQRGFNDEDLPQDDEKRALYEEGKKLLIENGYHEIGMDHFALVSDSMYTSFKNKTLHRNFMGYTASKTDLMIGLGVSSISDSWTSFAQNVKTLEEYYTLIEANKLPVFRGHHLTKEDLIIRKHILNLMCHFETSWDTPELQFPEIDEVLESLQEMREDGLLELNNKTLYVTEKGKAFVRNCCMAFDLRLLRNKPETELFSMTI, via the coding sequence ATGAAAACGTCGTTAATTCAAAAATATAATGTTCCTGGGCCTCGCTATACGAGTTATCCAACCGTTCCTTATTGGGAAGAATCAAATTTTTCTGAAGCGCAATGGAAACGAGAGGTGCAACAAACCTTTTTTGCAACCAATAAAACTGAAGGAATAAGTTTGTATTTGCACTTGCCTTTTTGTGAAAGTTTGTGTACTTTTTGTGGATGCAACAAAAGAATTACTAAACGTCATGAAGTAGAAGAACCTTATATTATAGCTTTACTTAAAGAATGGAAAATGTACTGCGATGTATTTACAGAACGTCCGGTTATTAAAGAAATTCATTTAGGTGGTGGTACGCCTACCTTTTTTTCGACTAAAAATTTAAGCACGTTACTGAATGGTTTATTTGAATTAGCCGATGTAGCAGACGACTATGAATTTAGTTTTGAAGGACACCCTAACAATACCACTAAAGAACATTTACAAACGCTGTATGATTTAGGGTTTAGACGCGTATCGTTTGGGGTACAAGATTATAGTGCAACGGTTCAAGCGGCCATTCATCGCGTACAACCTTTTCATAATGTAGCTAAAGTAACGTTTTGGGCCAAAGAAATTGGCTATACTTCAGTGGGGCATGATTTAATTTTTGGATTGCCTTTTCAAACCTTAAACGATGTTAAAGACACCATATTAAAAACCAAATCCTTATTACCCGATCGCATTTCATTTTACAGTTATGCCCATGTGCCTTGGATTAAAGGCAACGGACAGCGAGGATTTAATGATGAAGACTTACCTCAAGACGACGAAAAAAGAGCATTGTATGAAGAGGGTAAAAAATTACTGATTGAAAATGGCTACCATGAAATTGGTATGGATCATTTTGCCTTAGTAAGCGATTCGATGTATACTTCATTTAAAAACAAAACCTTGCATCGAAATTTTATGGGATATACAGCTTCTAAAACCGATTTAATGATTGGGTTAGGCGTATCATCCATTAGCGATAGTTGGACCAGTTTTGCTCAAAATGTCAAAACATTAGAAGAATATTACACGCTAATTGAAGCCAATAAACTACCCGTATTTAGAGGCCATCATTTAACCAAAGAAGATTTAATCATTAGAAAACACATTTTAAATTTAATGTGTCATTTTGAAACTTCTTGGGACACTCCTGAACTTCAGTTTCCTGAAATAGACGAAGTTTTAGAAAGTTTACAAGAAATGAGAGAAGACGGTTTGTTAGAGTTAAACAATAAAACCTTATATGTAACAGAAAAAGGAAAAGCATTTGTTCGCAATTGTTGTATGGCTTTTGATTTACGTTTGCTTCGCAATAAACCCGAAACCGAATTGTTCTCTATGACGATTTAG
- the ilvC gene encoding ketol-acid reductoisomerase produces MAKINFGGIEEQVITREEFPLEKALDALKYETIAVIGYGVQGPGQSLNLRDNGFNVIVGQRKGSASWKKALQDGWVENENLFDIEEACDNATIIQYLLSDAGQIEAWNKVKKYLTAGKTLYFSHGFGITFNEQTGIVPPEDIDVILVAPKGSGTSLRRLFLKGEGINSSIAVYQDATGRALEKAIALGIGVGSGYLFETDFKKEVFSDLTGERGILMGALAGLFEAQYEVLRKNGHSPSEAFNETVEELTQSLMPLVAEKGMDWMFANTSVTAQRGALDWKNKFKVASLPVFEELYEEVASGREAARVIQEGSRKDYREKLEMELTEIRESELWKAGAAVRTLRPRL; encoded by the coding sequence ATGGCAAAAATTAATTTTGGAGGTATAGAAGAACAAGTTATCACAAGAGAGGAGTTCCCATTAGAAAAAGCACTAGATGCGCTAAAGTACGAAACCATTGCCGTTATTGGTTATGGTGTGCAAGGTCCTGGACAATCATTAAACCTAAGAGATAATGGGTTCAATGTGATTGTAGGACAACGTAAAGGAAGTGCCAGTTGGAAAAAAGCACTACAAGACGGTTGGGTAGAAAATGAAAATTTATTTGATATCGAAGAGGCGTGTGATAATGCAACAATTATTCAATATTTATTGTCGGATGCTGGACAAATTGAGGCTTGGAATAAAGTGAAAAAATACCTAACGGCAGGTAAAACACTTTATTTTTCTCACGGTTTCGGCATTACATTTAACGAGCAAACGGGTATAGTTCCACCAGAAGATATTGATGTTATTTTAGTAGCACCTAAAGGATCGGGGACATCATTACGTCGTTTGTTTTTGAAAGGAGAAGGCATCAATTCAAGTATTGCGGTGTATCAAGATGCTACGGGTAGGGCTTTAGAAAAAGCCATTGCTCTTGGAATTGGTGTGGGTTCGGGTTATTTATTTGAGACGGATTTCAAAAAAGAAGTTTTCTCTGATTTAACAGGGGAACGTGGAATCTTAATGGGGGCCTTAGCCGGATTGTTTGAAGCACAATATGAAGTACTGCGTAAAAACGGACATTCTCCTTCGGAAGCGTTTAATGAAACGGTGGAAGAATTGACACAAAGTTTAATGCCGTTGGTAGCAGAAAAAGGGATGGACTGGATGTTTGCCAATACTTCAGTAACTGCTCAACGCGGAGCATTGGATTGGAAAAACAAATTTAAAGTCGCCTCATTGCCAGTTTTTGAAGAATTATATGAAGAAGTGGCTTCAGGAAGAGAAGCTGCTCGTGTAATACAAGAAGGCAGTAGAAAAGACTACCGAGAAAAATTAGAAATGGAATTAACAGAAATACGTGAATCTGAATTATGGAAAGCTGGAGCAGCCGTACGCACCCTACGTCCCCGACTGTAG
- a CDS encoding DUF7619 domain-containing protein has product MKKITLSILSTLCFVVTLWSQCTPPTNLSVSNVTGTTAVVSWMDANNALSFNIQIAANGTTIGTSIIASSSPFVFTGLNCDTTYTVQVSTNCDNAGNVSPFSSPITFTTLPCTTTFGQPQAMSNCVTNNGVACFDLNYNTPYVLGNADSSQYTVSYHATQADAVANTNPLPSPYCVALGSYTIFVRITNNSTGAAEQISAFTIQATNYEVLGELPHMTQCDDNNDGQISFDLTTTQALLSTTNTLSYHGSLSDATYNINPIAFPNNFIVFTSSSSSTVFIREHSGTGCDPIYSRILFTQANCNLATSCINANSLCNSIGVPFVNTINLPTSGSAGCLGSTPNATWFYLPISQSGNINLQVSQGNNAPTYNNLDVDYIIYGPFTSPTTGCASYGPANIVSCSYSAAPVEYPTITNAQVGQYYLMMVTNFSNQAGFITINSLPTSTGVINCTGFTFNAFLDGNNNGIKDSGELNFPLGDFHYEKNNDGVIHNITSPTGTTYVYDNVATNLYNVNFTVNPVYATNYNVNPASYTGINPGASMVTYYFPVTATSTYNDLAVTVVPMNLPRPGFNYFNKVVYTNLSTQTVTNGTVTFTKPGAVSVTATTPATTANATGFTYNFTNLAPFEVRTIDVTMSVPPIPTVNANDYLVSSASIEPLAGDLVPSNNTSTVNQIVVNAYDPNDKMESHGPQIVHSTFTSNDYLYYTIRFENTGNASAINIRVNDVLNSQLDETTLQMISSSHPYVLDRISTNLTWNFNNIQLPVSVANTMIGKGYITFKIKPKAGYAVGDIIPNAASIYFDYNPAIVTNTFTTEFVAFLASPAFDTDSIRIYPNPTSDILNIELLNNQTIQSLVIYDLLGNKIVAKNYLQSPSQINISNLASGIFLLELTDTNNQKLIHKIVKK; this is encoded by the coding sequence ATGAAAAAAATTACTTTATCTATTTTATCCACCTTATGCTTTGTGGTGACGTTGTGGTCGCAATGTACACCACCAACCAATTTGAGTGTTTCGAATGTTACAGGAACTACTGCAGTTGTGAGTTGGATGGATGCTAACAATGCCTTGAGTTTCAATATTCAAATAGCGGCTAATGGTACAACTATTGGCACTTCTATTATTGCCAGTTCAAGCCCATTTGTATTTACAGGATTAAATTGTGATACGACTTACACCGTTCAAGTTTCAACGAATTGTGACAATGCCGGTAACGTAAGTCCGTTTAGCTCTCCTATCACATTTACTACCTTACCTTGTACTACTACATTTGGTCAACCACAAGCCATGTCGAATTGCGTAACTAACAATGGAGTAGCTTGTTTTGATTTAAATTACAATACGCCTTATGTTTTAGGCAATGCCGATTCCTCTCAATATACAGTGAGCTATCATGCCACTCAAGCAGATGCAGTTGCCAATACCAATCCATTACCAAGTCCGTATTGTGTTGCACTAGGTAGCTATACTATTTTTGTTCGTATCACGAATAACTCAACAGGAGCTGCTGAACAAATCAGTGCTTTTACTATTCAAGCTACCAATTATGAAGTATTAGGGGAATTGCCACACATGACGCAATGTGACGATAACAATGACGGTCAAATTAGTTTTGATTTAACCACTACCCAAGCGTTATTAAGCACCACCAATACACTTTCGTATCATGGAAGCTTATCCGATGCTACTTACAATATCAATCCGATTGCTTTTCCTAACAATTTTATAGTATTTACTTCTTCAAGTTCGTCAACAGTATTCATTAGAGAACATTCTGGAACTGGTTGTGATCCTATTTACAGTAGAATACTTTTCACACAAGCAAATTGTAATTTAGCAACCAGTTGTATAAATGCTAATTCATTATGTAACTCAATAGGTGTACCGTTTGTAAATACCATAAATTTACCAACATCAGGTTCTGCAGGCTGTTTAGGATCTACACCTAATGCTACTTGGTTTTACTTACCTATCAGCCAATCTGGAAACATCAATTTACAAGTTTCACAAGGAAATAATGCACCAACATATAATAATTTAGATGTAGATTACATCATTTATGGTCCCTTTACCAGTCCAACAACAGGTTGTGCTTCGTATGGTCCTGCTAACATCGTGAGTTGTAGTTATTCGGCGGCTCCAGTGGAATATCCTACCATTACCAATGCACAAGTTGGACAGTATTATTTAATGATGGTTACTAATTTTTCGAACCAAGCCGGTTTTATTACCATCAATAGTTTACCCACTTCTACTGGGGTGATCAATTGTACTGGATTTACTTTTAATGCCTTTTTAGACGGTAATAATAATGGAATTAAAGACAGTGGAGAGCTTAATTTCCCATTAGGTGATTTCCATTATGAAAAAAATAATGATGGCGTTATTCATAATATTACTTCTCCAACTGGGACTACTTATGTATATGACAATGTTGCTACAAACTTGTACAATGTTAACTTTACCGTAAATCCTGTTTATGCAACTAATTACAATGTAAATCCGGCTTCCTATACAGGCATCAACCCTGGTGCTAGTATGGTTACCTATTATTTCCCAGTTACGGCTACATCAACGTATAATGATTTAGCTGTTACGGTTGTTCCCATGAATTTACCAAGACCCGGTTTTAATTATTTCAACAAAGTTGTGTATACTAATTTAAGTACGCAAACTGTGACGAATGGAACAGTTACGTTTACTAAACCGGGAGCGGTGAGTGTTACTGCTACTACACCTGCAACCACTGCTAATGCCACTGGATTTACCTATAACTTTACGAATTTAGCGCCGTTTGAAGTGCGTACTATCGATGTTACGATGTCGGTTCCTCCTATTCCTACAGTGAATGCCAATGATTATTTGGTGAGTAGTGCCTCTATTGAACCTTTAGCGGGAGATTTAGTGCCATCGAACAACACCAGTACGGTTAATCAAATTGTGGTGAATGCGTACGACCCGAACGACAAAATGGAATCGCACGGTCCGCAAATTGTTCATTCGACTTTTACATCAAACGATTACTTGTATTACACCATTCGTTTTGAAAATACAGGAAATGCATCTGCCATTAATATTCGTGTGAATGATGTATTGAACAGTCAATTGGACGAAACCACGTTACAAATGATTAGCTCAAGCCATCCTTATGTATTAGACCGTATTAGTACTAATTTAACTTGGAATTTCAACAATATTCAATTACCCGTTTCTGTTGCCAACACGATGATTGGAAAAGGCTATATCACTTTTAAAATTAAGCCTAAAGCGGGATATGCTGTTGGAGATATTATTCCGAATGCGGCTTCGATTTATTTTGATTATAATCCGGCGATTGTAACCAATACGTTTACGACTGAATTTGTTGCGTTTTTGGCTTCGCCAGCATTTGATACGGATTCCATTCGAATATATCCTAACCCAACTTCCGATATTTTAAATATAGAATTACTTAACAATCAAACAATACAATCATTGGTAATTTATGATCTTTTAGGTAATAAAATAGTAGCTAAAAACTATTTACAATCTCCATCTCAAATTAATATCAGTAATTTAGCCTCTGGAATTTTCCTTTTAGAGTTGACTGATACTAATAATCAAAAATTGATTCACAAAATTGTGAAGAAGTAA
- the ilvA gene encoding threonine ammonia-lyase IlvA produces the protein MESWSSRTHPTSPTVVALEGFKEAQHRLAAVLQPTPLQLNLNLSAHYKASVYLKREDLQLVRSYKIRGAYNKMATLSTEECQRGIVCASAGNHAQGVAYSCHLLGIVGKIVMPKTTPKQKIKQVQLFGKEWIDIILAGDTFDDAFQEAQRIQKEQQLVFVHPFDDPKVIEGQGTTALEILSQSVVPIDYVFLPIGGGGLAAGIASVFQVLSPKTKLIGVEPQGAPSMTQALQAKGPVRVAQIDKFVDGAAVQQVGRLNYEICQDKLSDVVLVPEGKVCSTILKLYNEEALVVEPAGALSIAALDFYQEEIQGKTIVCVVSGSNNDIERTEEIKERSLLYEGLKHYFIIQFPQRPGALKAFVNQVLGEEDDISYFQFIKKNNREIGPVVVGLEMKKPSDLEPLMHNMNQLGFAYQYLNEKEALLRLLI, from the coding sequence ATGGAAAGCTGGAGCAGCCGTACGCACCCTACGTCCCCGACTGTAGTTGCTCTCGAAGGTTTTAAGGAAGCCCAACACCGCCTCGCTGCGGTGTTGCAACCCACCCCTTTGCAATTGAATTTGAATTTATCAGCACACTATAAGGCTTCGGTATATTTAAAAAGAGAGGATTTGCAGTTGGTCCGCTCCTATAAAATTAGGGGTGCTTACAACAAGATGGCTACTTTATCTACGGAGGAATGTCAACGTGGCATTGTATGTGCCAGTGCCGGAAATCATGCACAAGGGGTCGCTTATTCCTGTCATTTGTTAGGGATAGTAGGTAAAATTGTGATGCCCAAAACCACACCCAAGCAAAAGATAAAACAGGTGCAGCTTTTTGGAAAGGAATGGATAGACATTATCTTGGCTGGGGATACCTTTGACGATGCATTTCAGGAAGCGCAACGCATACAAAAAGAGCAACAGTTGGTTTTTGTGCATCCGTTTGACGATCCTAAGGTAATAGAAGGGCAAGGGACAACGGCCTTAGAAATTCTGAGTCAGTCTGTTGTACCTATTGATTATGTGTTTTTACCTATCGGCGGCGGCGGATTAGCAGCTGGTATTGCCTCGGTATTTCAAGTGCTGAGTCCCAAAACGAAATTGATAGGAGTAGAGCCTCAAGGGGCTCCCTCCATGACGCAAGCTTTGCAAGCCAAAGGCCCTGTGCGTGTTGCTCAGATTGATAAATTTGTGGATGGTGCGGCGGTTCAACAAGTAGGGCGACTCAATTATGAGATTTGCCAAGATAAATTATCGGATGTGGTATTGGTACCGGAAGGCAAAGTGTGTTCTACCATTTTAAAATTATATAATGAAGAAGCTTTAGTAGTAGAACCAGCGGGAGCTCTTTCCATTGCCGCATTGGATTTTTACCAAGAGGAAATTCAAGGGAAAACCATCGTTTGTGTGGTTAGTGGTAGCAATAACGACATCGAACGTACTGAGGAAATCAAAGAACGTTCTTTATTGTATGAGGGCTTAAAACACTATTTTATTATTCAATTTCCTCAACGACCAGGTGCCTTGAAAGCGTTTGTAAATCAGGTGTTAGGTGAAGAAGATGATATTTCGTATTTCCAATTCATTAAGAAAAATAATAGAGAAATTGGTCCTGTCGTAGTGGGTCTTGAAATGAAGAAACCAAGCGATTTAGAACCTTTAATGCACAACATGAATCAATTGGGATTCGCCTACCAATACCTCAATGAAAAAGAAGCTTTATTGCGGTTACTGATTTGA
- the ilvD gene encoding dihydroxy-acid dehydratase, translating to MNHYSKIITQDPTQPAAQAMLYGIGLTEEQLNQPFVGVASMGYDGNTCNMHLNHLAHIVKKELMAQNMVGLQFNTIGISDGITNGTAGMRYSLVSREIIADSIESVVAGHYYDGIVALPGCDKNMPGSIIAMGRLNRPAIMVYGGTIAPGKYKDQELNIVSAFEALGEKIAGTISDNDYKGIIKNACPGAGACGGMYTANTMAIAVEALGMSLPFSSSNPAVSEAKIKECQSVAHYMKLLLEQNIKPSDIMTFNAFENAITVLIALGGSTNAVLHIIAMAHSVGVKITPDDFQRISAQTPLIADFKPGGHYLMQNLHEMGGVPLVLKYLLEEGRLHGECLTVTGKTLAENVQSLPSLDFTTQKIIYPLHQPLKKNGHIQILYGNLAQKGSVAKITGKEGEHFTGPARVFDGENELIKGIEEKKIKPGDVVVIRYVGPKGGPGMPEMLKPTSALMGAGLGKSVALITDGRFSGGTHGFVVGHISPEAFDGGLIALVEDDDIIAIDAVANTIDLKVDAAVIEKRREQFIAPACKVKQGVLYKYALCVSDASKGCITDLL from the coding sequence ATGAATCATTACAGTAAAATCATCACGCAAGATCCAACCCAACCAGCGGCTCAAGCCATGTTGTATGGCATTGGACTTACAGAGGAACAATTGAACCAACCTTTTGTCGGGGTGGCTTCTATGGGCTATGACGGCAATACGTGTAATATGCATCTGAACCATTTGGCGCATATTGTAAAGAAAGAACTCATGGCGCAAAATATGGTCGGACTTCAATTCAACACCATTGGTATAAGCGACGGGATAACCAACGGAACAGCCGGTATGCGTTATTCATTGGTAAGTCGTGAAATCATTGCAGATAGTATTGAAAGTGTCGTGGCGGGTCATTATTATGACGGAATTGTAGCGCTTCCCGGATGCGATAAAAATATGCCCGGATCTATTATTGCTATGGGGCGCCTCAATAGACCAGCCATAATGGTATATGGGGGAACCATTGCACCAGGTAAATATAAAGACCAAGAATTAAATATTGTGTCTGCTTTTGAAGCCCTAGGAGAAAAAATTGCAGGTACTATTTCTGATAACGATTATAAAGGAATCATCAAAAATGCTTGTCCTGGAGCAGGGGCATGTGGTGGAATGTATACCGCTAATACTATGGCAATAGCCGTGGAAGCATTGGGAATGAGTTTGCCATTTTCCAGTTCTAATCCTGCGGTAAGTGAAGCTAAAATCAAGGAATGTCAATCGGTGGCGCATTACATGAAACTCTTGTTGGAACAGAACATTAAACCTAGTGATATTATGACATTTAATGCTTTTGAAAATGCCATTACGGTTTTAATAGCTTTGGGGGGAAGTACGAATGCAGTCCTGCATATTATTGCCATGGCGCATAGTGTGGGGGTTAAAATCACGCCTGATGATTTTCAGCGCATCAGCGCACAAACGCCTTTGATTGCCGATTTTAAACCGGGCGGACATTACCTGATGCAAAATCTTCATGAAATGGGTGGGGTGCCGTTGGTGTTGAAATATTTGTTAGAAGAGGGACGCTTGCACGGGGAATGTTTAACAGTGACCGGTAAAACACTAGCAGAGAACGTTCAATCTCTTCCTTCTTTGGATTTTACTACTCAAAAAATCATTTATCCTTTGCATCAACCTCTAAAAAAGAATGGACACATACAAATTTTATATGGCAATTTAGCCCAAAAGGGTTCTGTGGCTAAAATAACGGGTAAAGAAGGAGAACATTTTACCGGACCTGCTCGGGTTTTTGATGGGGAAAACGAATTAATTAAAGGGATTGAAGAGAAAAAAATTAAACCCGGAGATGTAGTCGTCATTCGTTATGTAGGTCCTAAAGGGGGACCAGGGATGCCCGAAATGTTAAAGCCGACTTCCGCATTAATGGGCGCAGGATTAGGTAAAAGTGTTGCTTTAATTACTGATGGTCGATTCAGTGGAGGTACACACGGGTTTGTGGTGGGACATATCTCTCCAGAAGCCTTTGACGGGGGACTCATCGCTTTGGTAGAAGACGACGATATCATTGCCATTGATGCCGTTGCAAATACCATCGATTTAAAGGTTGATGCCGCGGTAATCGAAAAGAGAAGAGAACAATTTATTGCCCCTGCTTGTAAAGTAAAACAAGGGGTTCTATATAAATATGCATTATGTGTAAGTGATGCGTCAAAAGGATGTATAACCGATTTACTTTAA
- the ilvN gene encoding acetolactate synthase small subunit: MKKEYTLTIYTENHIGLINKIAILFSRRKISLESLNSSPSEVEHIYCFTIVVKETEAVVKNLVKQLQKIVDVFQVFCNTNDEIVWQQLALFKVPTEVVMKEVKVERLVSAFGAKAIVIRQDYTIFEVTGQAEEIQNFLIELEPYGLIEFVQSSRVAIIKEAKGIHNLIKEMEAQHPAPPQVSNKYLNQKEAIFQM; the protein is encoded by the coding sequence ATGAAAAAAGAATATACATTAACCATTTATACGGAAAACCACATCGGACTGATTAATAAAATTGCCATCTTGTTCTCTAGGAGAAAAATTAGTCTTGAGAGTTTAAATTCTTCGCCCAGTGAAGTGGAACACATTTATTGTTTTACGATTGTGGTGAAAGAAACGGAAGCCGTGGTAAAAAATTTGGTCAAGCAATTACAAAAAATAGTCGATGTTTTTCAAGTTTTTTGTAACACAAATGACGAAATCGTTTGGCAACAATTGGCCTTATTCAAAGTGCCTACCGAAGTGGTCATGAAAGAAGTTAAAGTAGAACGATTAGTAAGTGCTTTTGGTGCTAAAGCGATCGTTATTCGTCAGGATTATACCATTTTCGAAGTAACGGGTCAAGCCGAGGAAATTCAAAATTTTTTAATTGAATTGGAGCCTTACGGACTCATCGAATTTGTACAAAGTTCTAGAGTAGCCATTATAAAAGAGGCTAAGGGAATACATAATTTAATAAAGGAAATGGAAGCGCAACATCCAGCGCCTCCTCAAGTAAGTAATAAGTATTTAAATCAAAAAGAAGCAATATTTCAAATGTAA
- the ilvB gene encoding biosynthetic-type acetolactate synthase large subunit, producing the protein MNTQVQTIEENKTTVRTLSGSQAVMDALLQEGVATIFGYPGGAIMPIYDALYDCKSEVEHVLVRHEQGAIHAAQGLARVSGKTGVVFATSGPGATNLVTGLADAMIDSTPLVCITGQVFAHLLGTDAFQETDIVNITTPITKWNYQVTDATEIPSVLAKAFYIAKSGRPGPVLIDITKNAQLQSFEYKGYQPCSYIRSYKPEPTIRLEAIEQAAQLINQAQKPLVIFGQGVLLGKAETEFRTFIEKLGAPVAWTIMGMGGIPTQHELAVGMLGMHGNVAPNYLTNSCDVLIAVGMRFDDRVTGRLDKYAKQAKIIHLDIDPAEIDKNVATTVAVWGDCKATLPLLTEAIEARSFGAWLEEFEAKKAQEYDTLIHKELFPTEGGITMGEVIQLLNELTKGEAVLVTDVGQHQMVTCRYAHYTQTRSNITSGGLGTMGFALPAAIGASYGAPERTVIAIMGDGGAQMNIQELGTIMQFKSKVKIIILNNQFLGMVRQWQELFHEKRYSFTDIKSPDFVQVAKGYGIAGKSIQDRKELRKSIQELLAYPESFLLEIGVVHEDNVFPMVPQGKGVSEIVLTKEEIES; encoded by the coding sequence ATGAATACACAAGTACAAACAATAGAAGAGAATAAAACAACGGTTCGAACGCTTTCAGGCAGTCAAGCGGTAATGGATGCACTACTTCAGGAGGGCGTTGCTACTATTTTTGGTTATCCAGGTGGCGCAATTATGCCAATATATGATGCGTTGTACGACTGTAAATCGGAAGTAGAACATGTCTTAGTTCGTCACGAACAAGGGGCCATACATGCCGCTCAAGGATTGGCTCGGGTAAGTGGTAAAACGGGTGTGGTATTTGCAACGAGTGGACCAGGGGCTACTAATCTTGTAACGGGCTTAGCGGATGCAATGATCGATTCTACTCCGTTAGTATGTATAACCGGACAGGTATTTGCCCATTTATTAGGAACCGATGCTTTTCAAGAAACTGATATTGTTAACATTACTACACCCATCACCAAATGGAACTACCAAGTCACAGATGCTACTGAAATTCCATCGGTTTTAGCTAAAGCTTTTTATATAGCTAAAAGTGGTCGTCCCGGTCCCGTTTTAATCGATATTACAAAAAATGCTCAATTACAATCTTTTGAATATAAAGGCTATCAACCATGTTCGTACATCCGAAGTTATAAACCAGAACCTACAATTCGACTTGAAGCTATCGAACAAGCAGCCCAACTCATCAATCAAGCTCAAAAACCCTTAGTTATTTTTGGACAAGGGGTGTTGCTTGGTAAAGCGGAAACTGAATTTCGAACTTTCATTGAAAAATTGGGTGCTCCTGTCGCTTGGACCATTATGGGAATGGGCGGTATACCTACGCAGCACGAGTTAGCGGTAGGTATGCTCGGTATGCACGGCAATGTGGCCCCCAATTATTTAACCAATTCGTGCGATGTACTCATTGCCGTTGGGATGCGGTTTGACGACCGAGTAACAGGGCGATTGGATAAATATGCCAAACAAGCTAAAATTATTCATTTGGATATTGATCCGGCAGAAATTGATAAAAATGTAGCCACAACAGTTGCCGTTTGGGGCGATTGTAAAGCGACCTTACCGTTACTCACTGAAGCTATTGAGGCACGTAGTTTTGGTGCTTGGTTGGAAGAATTTGAAGCTAAAAAAGCGCAAGAATACGACACCCTCATTCATAAAGAATTGTTTCCGACAGAAGGAGGAATCACGATGGGGGAAGTGATTCAACTTTTGAATGAACTGACCAAAGGCGAGGCGGTTTTGGTAACAGATGTAGGCCAACACCAAATGGTCACTTGTCGCTATGCGCACTATACGCAAACGAGGAGTAATATTACCAGTGGTGGTTTAGGAACTATGGGTTTTGCTTTACCTGCTGCTATTGGTGCGAGTTATGGTGCGCCCGAACGAACGGTAATTGCAATCATGGGCGATGGTGGAGCGCAAATGAATATACAAGAGTTAGGAACGATTATGCAATTCAAATCTAAAGTGAAAATAATCATTTTAAACAATCAATTCTTAGGTATGGTCCGACAATGGCAAGAATTGTTTCATGAAAAACGCTATTCTTTTACCGATATAAAAAGCCCCGATTTTGTTCAAGTGGCAAAAGGGTATGGTATAGCTGGAAAGAGCATTCAAGACAGGAAAGAATTACGTAAAAGTATTCAAGAGCTTTTGGCTTATCCGGAATCTTTTTTATTAGAAATTGGCGTAGTGCATGAAGACAATGTGTTTCCAATGGTTCCTCAAGGAAAAGGGGTTTCTGAAATTGTACTCACCAAAGAAGAAATAGAATCCTAA